Proteins encoded within one genomic window of Humulus lupulus chromosome 1, drHumLupu1.1, whole genome shotgun sequence:
- the LOC133791970 gene encoding protein FANTASTIC FOUR 1-like — translation MSTSVCQGLQSCLEPALAEPKVLRLKLALPKSNLAPSSPPVPKPNNPEPKQTDGNDNKNVGANGGWNFLQVLSNTKNDTKTDDKVYVHPMVKRSSAMLTAKSLEMCTEGLGSETGSDSGDSSGDEMSLLSSSSSPLSSVKGKKSVGTQAAKRYRNWSSSFPPPLTSVSGSSGFQVRPHREDGRLVLRAVIVPSTRSFFHAERTDGRLTLRLMSSEPVEEEKEVEEEEEAAAEEDIDEVETETEIEGEEENIDEDSITNVSFWSGDMDDNNENNNAEDEMVNGKLRRPISRCKEDGRGERVLMNWEAPFLVAS, via the coding sequence ATGTCCACGAGTGTCTGTCAAGGGCTGCAATCGTGCCTGGAGCCTGCCCTAGCCGAACCCAAAGTTCTAAGGCTAAAGCTGGCTCTTCCAAAGTCCAACCTAGCCCCATCATCACCGCCGGTGCCCAAACCCAATAACCCTGAACCTAAGCAAACTGATGGAAACGACAACAAAAACGTTGGCGCTAATGGCGGGTGGAATTTTCTCCAAGTTCTTTCCAATACCAAAAACGACACTAAAACAGATGACAAAGTGTATGTTCATCCTATGGTTAAGCGCTCCTCTGCGATGCTCACCGCCAAGAGCTTGGAAATGTGCACCGAAGGCTTAGGCAGCGAGACCGGTAGCGACTCAGGTGACAGCAGTGGAGACGAAATGTCTTTACTGTCGTCGTCGTCCTCGCCATTATCGTCGGTAAAGGGCAAGAAATCTGTTGGGACGCAGGCTGCGAAGAGGTATCGTAATTGGAGCTCTAGCTTCCCACCACCATTAACCTCCGTGAGTGGCTCTTCAGGTTTTCAGGTTAGACCTCACAGAGAAGATGGACGCCTTGTTTTGAGAGCCGTCATTGTACCTTCTACTAGGAGTTTTTTCCATGCCGAGCGAACCGACGGCAGGCTCACACTCCGATTGATGAGCTCTGAACCCGTAGAGGAGGAGAAGGaggtggaagaagaagaagaagcagcaGCAGAAGAAGATATTGATGAGGTTGAAACTGAGACTGAAattgaaggagaagaagagaacaTTGATGAAGATAGTATAAcaaatgtttctttttggagTGGAGACATGGATGataataatgagaataataatgCTGAGGACGAAATGGTTAATGGGAAGCTTCGCAGACCAATTAGTAGGTGCAAAGAAGATGGGCGTGGGGAGAGAGTTTTGATGAACTGGGAGGCGCCGTTTTTGGTGGCTTCTTGA